In one Culex quinquefasciatus strain JHB chromosome 2, VPISU_Cqui_1.0_pri_paternal, whole genome shotgun sequence genomic region, the following are encoded:
- the LOC6034655 gene encoding GPI mannosyltransferase 4, with product MHQTMHSKSIKAKDSSLVSYYIMCFVRIAMVFIPQVGYIHPDEFFQTVEVVAGDEYGLDVRRTWEFDKAFPIRSMVIPFLGLKIPFGVLRFVSMYTRYFLGINLRGSYVMLVFPRLIMVALSFVNDWSLAQICKAYGLQSQFRLLTLASSYVMLVYSIRTFTNSIEMALCSLLLYIVSDCMIHSNTVIYQQEFLDEKYQKEKKLVEKVKLYKLRQSLPSHSLNRCVLMSTLCVAGVFNRPTFLLFGLPLVFHWLLRGLGTKKASLKDFNIRIFTFVLSGIPALLLFILGDSFYYGYLTMPEIEHLDVTINNFVVTPLNFVRYNINPNNTGAHGTHPFYLHLAINVPLLYNVLGVIALASFGVMMYRFASNEYTNLPRAQSFVGLMICAIFFPIVMLSFINHQEPRFLIPITLPLILLHAPKLKTGLCSSYPFKERSRLKEMFYSYVLCTQASARPLLRLWYTFNIILTIFYGFVHQAGVYQLAAHMSQQLAATPSTTQTYLITSHIYDMPYCFLDLPSTNILVTNPQTGQRYRRKRTFFLSEYGSLPIGQLYTKVKLTMDMCRLQTYNHKTCHVYLAIPSSLSEDLNNEFQEHVQPQLMSHNLIKVFYAHLSMEAPPKLLGQHLCGINTDLEDVEDTCSIYAEEDSQDWLTPSRMLKQFSSLAHQFGLALYEIKAKGSKPVS from the exons ATGCACCAAACAATGCACAGTAAATCAATTAAAGCCAAAGATTCGTCACTGGTGTCTTACTACATCATGTGCTTCGTAAGGATAGCGATGGTGTTCATCCCCCAGGTCGGTTACATCCATCCGGACGAGTTCTTTCAGACGGTGGAGGTGGTTGCCG gggatgaatatgGTCTGGACGTCCGGAGGACGTGGGAATTTGATAAAGCTTTCCCAATACGTTCCATGGTGATTCCATTCTTGGGACTGAAGATTCCCTTTGGCGTGCTTAGATTCGTTTCGATGTACACGAGGTACTTCTTGGGAATCAACCTCCGGGGTAGCTACGTAATGTTGGTGTTTCCACGACTTATCATGGTGGCCCTGTCGTTCGTGAACGACTGGAGTTTGGCCCAAATCTGCAAGGCCTACGGGCTTCAAAGCCAGTTCCGACTGCTCACCCTAGCAAGTTCCTACGTAATGCTGGTCTACTCAATTAGAACGTTTACCAACTCAATCGAAATGGCCCTCTGCTCGCTGCTCCTGTACATTGTCAGCGATTGCATGATCCACTCCAACACCGTCATCTACCAGCAAGAGTTCCTCGATGAAAAGTACCAAAAAGAAAAGAAGCTCGTCGAAAAGGTCAAACTGTACAAACTACGTCAATCACTGCCGTCCCACTCGCTCAACCGATGCGTCCTCATGTCCACCCTGTGCGTCGCCGGCGTTTTCAACCGGCCAACGTTCCTCCTCTTCGGACTCCCGCTAGTGTTCCACTGGCTACTCCGCGGACTCGGAACCAAAAAAGCATCCCTGAAAGACTTCAACATCCGAATCTTCACCTTCGTCCTGTCCGGAATTCCCGCCCTCCTGCTCTTCATCCTAGGAGACTCATTTTACTACGGGTATCTGACCATGCCGGAAATTGAGCACCTGGACGTGACCATCAATAATTTTGTGGTGACGCCGCTCAACTTTGTGCGGTACAACATCAATCCGAACAATACGGGAGCGCATGGAACGCATCCGTTCTATCTGCACCTGGCGATCAACGTTCCGCTGCTGTACAACGTGCTCGGCGTGATTGCGCTGGCGTCGTTTGGGGTTATGATGTACAG ATTCGCCTCCAACGAGTACACCAACCTACCGCGAGCGCAATCCTTCGTGGGCCTCATGATCTGCGCCATCTTCTTCCCAATCGTGATGCTGTCCTTCATCAACCACCAGGAACCACGCTTCCTCATCCCGATCACACTTCCGCTGATCCTACTGCACGCCCCTAAGCTCAAAACCGGACTGTGTTCCAGCTATCCGTTCAAGGAGCGATCTCGGCTAAAAGAGATGTTTTACAGCTATGTTTTATGTACTCAAGCAAGTGCACGACCGTTGCTCCGTCTGTGGTACACGTTCAACATTATTCTGACGATTTTCTACGGGTTCGTCCATCAAGCTGGGGTGTATCAACTGGCCGCCCACATGAGCCAACAACTGGCGGCCACTCCGTCCACGACACAAACCTACCTGATTACGAGCCACATCTACGACATGCCGTACTGCTTCCTGGACCTGCCTAGCACAAACATCCTCGTGACGAACCCCCAAACGGGTCAGCGGTATCGACGCAAGCGGACCTTCTTCCTCAGTGAATATGGGAGTTTGCCAATTGGTCAACTCTACACCAAGGTCAAACTCACCATGGACATGTGCCGGCTGCAGACGTACAACCACAAAACGTGCCACGTGTACCTGGCGATTCCTTCCAGCTTGTCCGAGGACCTGAACAACGAGTTCCAAGAGCACGTCCAACCGCAGCTTATGAGCCACAACCTGATTAAAGTGTTTTACGCCCATCTTTCCATGGAGGCACCACCGAAACTGCTGGGACAGCACCTCTGCGGAATCAACACCGATTTGGAGGACGTCGAGGACACGTGCTCGATCTACGCCGAGGAGGACTCACAGGATTGGTTGACGCCGAGTCGGATGCTGAAGCAGTTTTCGTCTTTAGCCCACCAATTCGGGCTGGCTCTGTACGAGATCAAGGCCAAGGGAAGCAAACCAGTTTCGTAA